From the genome of Pelobacter propionicus DSM 2379, one region includes:
- a CDS encoding PEP-CTERM sorting domain-containing protein — protein sequence MFKKLATLLAGAALMLAATSAMATPLNPYLNRPTTVNVVNNGENSLQTELNGIFGAGVVDASADQLGVGMFKIATPGSNVIAPQFKFEWTGNSATQSAGIFGWNGTTAVEAVLFDGSAKAGYSTLVKWNTADSGKITYFDQNGDFISQHDFDDISRDFFGVFFQASENSEFYYSVDSLNPQGEARVLGYEPTLSGAAFAYEDGTDFDYNDAGFFVESIAPVPEPGTMVLLGAGMLGLAIFGKRRMNREA from the coding sequence ATGTTTAAGAAACTGGCAACACTTTTGGCAGGGGCGGCGTTGATGCTGGCAGCAACGAGTGCAATGGCTACACCATTGAATCCTTACTTGAATCGGCCAACTACGGTTAATGTCGTGAATAATGGTGAAAATTCTTTGCAGACAGAATTGAATGGTATTTTTGGGGCGGGAGTTGTAGATGCTTCCGCGGACCAACTCGGAGTTGGAATGTTTAAAATAGCAACGCCGGGTTCGAATGTTATTGCGCCTCAATTCAAATTTGAATGGACAGGCAATAGCGCAACTCAATCAGCAGGTATTTTTGGTTGGAATGGAACAACTGCTGTAGAAGCTGTACTTTTTGATGGAAGTGCTAAAGCAGGTTATTCTACACTTGTAAAATGGAATACTGCTGATAGTGGTAAAATTACTTATTTTGATCAAAATGGTGATTTTATTAGTCAACATGATTTCGATGATATTAGTAGAGATTTTTTTGGTGTCTTCTTTCAGGCTTCTGAAAACTCTGAATTTTACTACTCGGTTGATTCTTTGAATCCACAAGGTGAGGCGAGAGTACTTGGATACGAGCCGACTCTCAGTGGAGCTGCGTTTGCTTATGAAGATGGAACTGACTTTGATTACAACGATGCGGGCTTTTTTGTTGAATCAATTGCTCCCGTCCCCGAGCCGGGCACCATGGTCCTCCTCGGCGCCGGCATGCTCGGTCTGGCCATTTTCGGAAAGCGCCGCATGAACCGGGAAGCGTAA
- a CDS encoding AbrB/MazE/SpoVT family DNA-binding domain-containing protein produces MLTHLVSIGNSKGIRIPAALLRQYDIIEEVELLPGKDEIVLRPVSRKPRNGWDEAFALMRERNEDALLTDDVLDLEEWEWS; encoded by the coding sequence ATGCTTACCCATCTCGTTTCCATCGGCAATTCAAAGGGCATCAGGATTCCTGCCGCGCTGCTGCGCCAGTACGACATCATCGAAGAGGTCGAACTGCTGCCCGGAAAAGACGAAATTGTGCTCCGCCCCGTATCCCGTAAACCGCGAAACGGATGGGACGAGGCGTTTGCGCTTATGCGTGAACGCAACGAAGATGCCCTGCTGACGGACGATGTTCTCGACTTGGAGGAGTGGGAATGGAGCTGA
- a CDS encoding type II toxin-antitoxin system PemK/MazF family toxin, which translates to MELNQYHVYLVNLDPTIGHEIQKTRPCVVISPDEMNRHLKTVMIAPMTTKSHDYPSRVELRFSGTRAWIVLDQIRTVDRARLVRELGKLNLRQISRVKETIREMLVD; encoded by the coding sequence ATGGAGCTGAATCAGTATCATGTCTATCTGGTCAATCTGGATCCGACGATCGGACACGAGATCCAGAAGACCCGTCCCTGTGTGGTCATTTCTCCAGATGAAATGAACCGCCACCTGAAAACCGTCATGATCGCGCCCATGACGACCAAATCCCACGACTATCCCAGCCGGGTGGAACTGCGCTTCAGCGGCACGCGGGCATGGATCGTTCTTGACCAGATACGGACCGTGGACCGCGCGCGTCTGGTCAGGGAACTGGGCAAACTCAACCTGCGCCAGATCAGCAGGGTAAAAGAAACCATCAGGGAGATGCTCGTCGACTGA
- the prsR gene encoding PEP-CTERM-box response regulator transcription factor produces the protein MVKILIIDDDPDIRQQLKWGLSDEYSVVQAGTVQEGIVAFKKHHPTVVILDLGLPPYEHSSEEGFRGLAALLELNPHVKIIMLTGNSERENALKAMQLGAYDFYPKPPVLNELKVIIGRAVHVAGLEEQNRTLQRAVEMKSMDLGGMLGQCPEMQTIFATIKKVAPSDVSILITGENGTGKELVAQALHDASLRRKGPFIPINCGAIPENLLESELFGHERGAFTGAHTTVQGKLQYANKGTLFLDEIGELPVNLQVKLLRFLQEGVIQRVGGRVDIPVDTRTVCATNVNIAQAIKEGRFREDLYYRISVISIHLPPLRERGEDILLLANYFLRMYSDEHKKKVRRFSAAAVHFLKSYEWPGNVRELRNRVQRAIIMSDASVVEPDDLGCEMELPEFDEEIRPIVTLREARDKVERELLVQAMDRQNGNIAKAAEELGVSRPTFYDMIKKHGLMPLHGGEKGADS, from the coding sequence ATGGTAAAGATACTGATAATCGATGACGATCCCGATATCCGCCAGCAGCTGAAGTGGGGCTTGAGCGACGAGTACAGCGTCGTGCAGGCCGGCACGGTGCAGGAGGGGATCGTTGCCTTCAAGAAGCACCACCCCACGGTGGTGATCCTGGATCTGGGCCTGCCCCCCTACGAGCACAGCTCGGAAGAGGGTTTCCGCGGCCTGGCGGCGCTTTTGGAGCTTAACCCGCACGTCAAGATCATCATGCTGACCGGCAACAGCGAGCGGGAAAACGCCCTCAAGGCCATGCAGCTGGGGGCCTACGACTTTTATCCCAAACCGCCTGTGCTGAACGAACTGAAGGTGATCATCGGCCGGGCGGTCCATGTGGCCGGCCTGGAGGAGCAGAACCGCACCCTGCAGCGCGCCGTGGAGATGAAGTCCATGGATCTGGGAGGCATGCTCGGCCAGTGTCCCGAGATGCAGACCATCTTCGCCACCATCAAGAAGGTGGCCCCTTCGGATGTGTCCATACTGATCACCGGCGAGAACGGCACCGGCAAGGAGCTGGTAGCCCAGGCCCTGCACGACGCCAGCCTGCGCAGGAAGGGGCCGTTCATCCCGATCAACTGCGGCGCGATCCCGGAGAATCTGCTGGAGTCGGAACTCTTCGGCCACGAGCGGGGCGCCTTCACCGGCGCCCACACCACGGTCCAGGGCAAGCTGCAGTACGCCAACAAGGGGACCCTGTTTCTGGACGAGATCGGCGAGCTGCCGGTCAACCTGCAGGTCAAGCTGCTGCGCTTCCTGCAGGAAGGGGTGATCCAGCGGGTGGGCGGCAGGGTGGATATCCCGGTGGATACCCGCACGGTCTGCGCAACCAACGTGAACATCGCCCAGGCCATCAAGGAGGGCAGGTTCCGTGAGGACCTGTACTACCGCATCAGCGTCATCTCCATCCACCTGCCCCCCTTGCGGGAGCGGGGGGAGGATATCCTGCTTCTGGCCAACTATTTCCTGCGCATGTACAGCGACGAGCACAAGAAGAAGGTGCGCCGCTTCAGCGCGGCCGCCGTCCACTTCCTGAAGAGCTACGAATGGCCGGGCAACGTGCGGGAACTGCGCAACCGGGTGCAGCGGGCGATCATCATGAGCGATGCCTCGGTGGTCGAGCCGGATGATCTGGGATGCGAAATGGAGCTGCCTGAGTTTGACGAGGAAATCCGGCCGATCGTAACGCTGCGGGAGGCGCGGGACAAGGTGGAGCGGGAGTTGCTGGTGCAGGCCATGGACCGCCAGAACGGCAACATCGCCAAGGCTGCCGAGGAGCTGGGTGTCAGCAGGCCGACCTTCTACGACATGATCAAGAAGCACGGCCTGATGCCGCTGCACGGGGGTGAGAAGGGGGCCGACTCCTGA
- the prsK gene encoding XrtA/PEP-CTERM system histidine kinase PrsK, translating into MLDSVITIAAIVALLFAAGYALHRERSRAGLFLCGALLLTALLELFDLLSLSLPQAAVPWKWFSLVAESLLPFFWIMCSLTYARQAAPWRFGPLLKGVIALSLLFCLLPFAVPLDSFFYAPDFPLERLLFLGNVGYFYYLGLMAALIFALVNFETTLANASPESLDRVKFEIIGLGAFLGVLIFYFSQALVYRSLNMNYLQLRSLLYLVGLGLMAYSLLFRRGGVRIQVSRQAAFKSFVLVAVGLYLIMIGLLGEGMQYFGVSFQRTVTVSFAFIAGIVLLLLLLSQRFQREVKVALHKNFYQHKHDYRTQWLRFTEQLATSRSSDELLQRILSAYCDVFGMAGAALFLLEQNRGGYGMTATHNMQPMGALIKPDNSLVRFMVERTWVVNVRDDTPEVMEENGAFFRDNQISFVIPLFGAERMEGFIVLGRVIKEDEVYIYEDYDLMKTIARQASQAILHQRLSEQLSQAREVEAIGNIAAFVAHDLKNLVSNLSLIVENAGRFIQNPDFQQDMLVSLGNTVTKMQHLIGRLRNLGERDHFTAKPVNLLELAEKTARLASGSAVTVEGSAETVVVDENEMQNVIMNLLMNAIEASGPDRGVRIQVGNLGNPYLAVHDQGHGMSADFMRRELFKPFKTTKKKGLGIGLYQCKQTVESFGGRIEVDSEEGVGTTFTIWFSQGGEGGTPVGHC; encoded by the coding sequence ATGCTGGACTCGGTCATCACCATCGCGGCCATTGTTGCCCTGCTGTTTGCCGCGGGATACGCCCTGCACCGGGAACGCTCCCGCGCCGGCCTGTTTCTCTGCGGCGCGCTGCTGCTGACCGCCCTTTTGGAGCTGTTCGACCTCTTGTCCCTCAGCCTGCCTCAGGCTGCCGTGCCGTGGAAATGGTTCTCGCTTGTGGCCGAATCCCTGCTCCCCTTCTTCTGGATCATGTGCAGCCTGACCTACGCCCGTCAGGCCGCCCCCTGGAGGTTCGGCCCGCTGCTCAAGGGAGTGATCGCCCTTTCCCTGCTCTTCTGTCTGCTCCCCTTTGCCGTTCCCCTGGACTCATTCTTCTACGCCCCTGATTTCCCGCTGGAGCGGCTGCTCTTCCTGGGGAATGTCGGCTACTTCTACTACCTGGGGCTCATGGCTGCCCTGATATTCGCCCTGGTCAACTTTGAGACCACCCTGGCCAATGCCTCTCCCGAGTCGCTGGACAGGGTCAAGTTCGAGATCATCGGCCTGGGCGCCTTCCTGGGGGTGCTGATCTTCTACTTCAGCCAGGCCCTGGTGTACCGCAGCCTGAACATGAACTACCTGCAGCTGCGCTCGCTGCTCTACCTGGTTGGCCTGGGGCTGATGGCCTATTCCCTGCTGTTCCGCAGGGGAGGGGTGCGTATCCAGGTGTCCCGCCAGGCGGCTTTCAAGTCCTTCGTGCTGGTGGCGGTCGGGCTGTACCTGATCATGATCGGCCTTTTGGGGGAGGGGATGCAGTACTTCGGCGTTTCCTTCCAGCGCACGGTGACCGTCTCCTTCGCCTTTATCGCCGGCATCGTGCTGCTGCTGCTCCTTCTCTCCCAGCGCTTCCAGCGCGAGGTCAAGGTCGCGTTGCACAAGAACTTCTACCAGCACAAGCACGACTACCGCACCCAGTGGCTGCGCTTCACCGAGCAGCTCGCCACCTCCCGTTCCTCCGACGAACTCTTGCAGCGCATCCTGTCCGCCTATTGCGACGTGTTCGGCATGGCAGGGGCGGCGCTGTTCCTCCTGGAGCAGAACCGCGGCGGGTACGGCATGACGGCGACCCACAACATGCAGCCCATGGGGGCACTGATCAAGCCGGATAATTCCCTGGTCAGGTTCATGGTCGAGCGCACCTGGGTGGTCAACGTCAGGGACGATACCCCCGAAGTCATGGAGGAGAACGGCGCCTTCTTCCGCGACAACCAGATATCCTTCGTCATCCCGCTCTTTGGCGCCGAGCGCATGGAGGGGTTCATCGTCCTGGGGCGGGTGATCAAGGAAGACGAGGTGTACATCTACGAAGATTATGACCTGATGAAGACCATCGCCCGCCAGGCCTCCCAGGCGATCCTGCACCAGCGCCTCTCGGAGCAGCTCTCCCAGGCGCGGGAGGTGGAGGCCATCGGCAATATCGCCGCCTTCGTGGCCCACGACCTGAAGAACCTGGTCAGCAACCTGTCGCTGATCGTGGAGAATGCCGGCCGCTTCATCCAGAATCCCGACTTCCAGCAGGACATGCTGGTCTCCCTGGGCAATACCGTCACCAAGATGCAGCACCTGATCGGCAGGCTCAGGAACCTGGGGGAGCGGGACCATTTCACGGCCAAACCGGTGAATCTGCTGGAACTGGCCGAGAAGACCGCCCGTCTGGCCAGTGGCTCTGCCGTTACGGTGGAGGGGAGCGCCGAGACGGTGGTCGTGGATGAAAACGAGATGCAGAACGTGATCATGAACCTGCTGATGAACGCCATCGAGGCATCCGGGCCGGACAGGGGCGTGCGGATCCAGGTCGGCAACCTGGGCAATCCCTATCTGGCGGTGCACGATCAGGGGCATGGCATGTCGGCTGATTTCATGCGCAGGGAGCTGTTCAAGCCCTTCAAGACCACCAAGAAGAAGGGGCTGGGGATCGGACTGTACCAGTGCAAGCAGACAGTGGAGTCTTTTGGCGGTAGAATCGAAGTGGACAGTGAAGAGGGTGTGGGGACGACATTTACGATCTGGTTCAGCCAGGGGGGCGAAGGCGGTACCCCGGTCGGCCATTGCTGA
- a CDS encoding NAD-dependent epimerase/dehydratase family protein, with product MNRYDIVREQLKQNPRTWLVTGVAGFIGSNLLESLLTLGQRVVGLDNFSTGKRANLDEVSRVVTPRQWAAFTFHEGDIRELAACRAACQGVDYILHEAALGSVPRSIEDPISSNESNVGGFLNMLVAARDAKVRRMVYAASSSTYGDHPGLPKREELIGRPLSPYAVTKYVNELYADVFARTYAMELVGLRYFNVFGPRQDPEGAYAAVIPRWIRSMIIDETVYINGSGETSRDFCFVENVIQMNLLAATADEPQAVNQVYNTAVNARTTLNELYDMLRQRLVPRFPHLAHRTPLHRDFRAGDVLHSQADISKAARLLGYQPTHTIQSGLDASLSWYVDNLCPTVEGNLPAAGSRGLEPVGN from the coding sequence ATGAACCGCTACGATATCGTACGAGAACAGCTGAAACAGAATCCCCGAACCTGGCTGGTGACGGGAGTGGCCGGCTTCATCGGCTCCAACCTGCTGGAGAGCCTGCTTACGCTTGGCCAGCGGGTGGTGGGGCTGGACAACTTCTCCACCGGCAAGCGCGCCAACCTGGATGAAGTCAGCCGGGTGGTGACGCCGCGGCAGTGGGCTGCCTTCACCTTCCATGAAGGGGATATCCGCGAGCTCGCCGCCTGCCGCGCCGCCTGTCAGGGGGTCGACTATATCCTGCACGAGGCTGCCCTCGGTTCGGTGCCCCGCTCCATCGAGGACCCGATCAGCAGCAACGAGAGCAATGTCGGCGGATTCCTGAACATGCTGGTGGCTGCCCGGGATGCCAAGGTGCGGCGAATGGTCTACGCGGCCAGCAGTTCCACCTATGGCGACCACCCCGGCCTGCCCAAGCGGGAGGAGCTGATCGGCAGGCCGCTCTCCCCCTACGCGGTCACCAAGTACGTGAACGAACTGTACGCCGATGTTTTTGCCCGGACCTATGCCATGGAACTGGTAGGGCTGCGCTACTTCAACGTCTTCGGCCCGCGCCAGGACCCGGAAGGGGCCTATGCGGCGGTGATCCCGCGCTGGATCAGGTCCATGATCATCGACGAGACCGTGTATATCAACGGCAGCGGAGAGACGAGCAGGGATTTCTGCTTCGTGGAGAACGTGATCCAGATGAACCTGCTGGCAGCCACGGCTGATGAACCGCAGGCGGTCAACCAGGTGTACAACACCGCGGTCAACGCCCGCACCACCCTGAATGAGCTCTACGACATGCTTCGGCAGCGACTCGTCCCCCGTTTCCCCCATCTTGCCCATCGCACGCCGCTGCACCGGGATTTCCGGGCAGGGGACGTGCTGCATTCCCAGGCCGATATTTCCAAGGCTGCCCGGCTTCTGGGGTATCAGCCGACCCACACCATCCAGAGCGGGCTGGACGCCTCTCTATCGTGGTACGTGGATAACCTCTGCCCCACGGTGGAGGGGAACTTGCCCGCTGCCGGGTCACGGGGCCTGGAGCCCGTGGGGAACTGA
- a CDS encoding nucleotide sugar dehydrogenase — protein sequence MKQERVISVVGLGYVGLPVAVAFGGVRRTIGFDVNRTRIDELKAGYDRTDEVSEEELRAARIVFTDSVDDLRTADFHIVAVPTPVDEAHRPDLSLMHRASETVGQALKKGDIVVYESTVYPGVTEDECVPILERVSGLACGSDFTVGYSPERINPGDREHTFTRIKKVVSGQDDATLEIVARVYESVVTAGVHRARSIKVAEAAKVIENTQRDLNIALMNELALIFDRLGIDTNDVLEAAGTKWNFLKFKPGLVGGHCIGVDPYYLTHKSEKIGYIPQVILAGRRINDGMGRFVAQRAIREMIHCGHSIRDSRVTVLGLTFKEDCPDLRNSKVIDIIRELEDYGISVQVCDPLADLGEARHEYGVNLVAVDDLKPACAVVVAVAHRPFLEWGTDEMLRRMGKNPVLVDVKGIYDQDAMSAAGIRVWRL from the coding sequence ATGAAACAGGAACGGGTGATTTCGGTCGTCGGCCTGGGCTATGTCGGCCTGCCGGTGGCGGTGGCCTTTGGCGGGGTGCGTCGCACCATCGGGTTCGATGTTAACCGGACACGCATCGATGAGCTGAAGGCAGGCTATGACCGTACCGACGAGGTCAGCGAGGAGGAACTGCGCGCTGCCAGGATCGTCTTCACCGATTCCGTCGATGACCTGCGTACGGCCGATTTCCACATCGTGGCCGTGCCGACGCCGGTTGACGAGGCCCACCGGCCTGACCTCTCCCTGATGCACCGGGCGTCGGAGACCGTTGGGCAGGCGCTGAAAAAGGGGGATATCGTGGTCTACGAGTCCACGGTCTATCCCGGTGTTACGGAGGACGAGTGCGTGCCGATCCTGGAGCGGGTCTCCGGCCTTGCCTGCGGCAGCGATTTTACGGTCGGCTACAGCCCCGAGCGGATCAACCCGGGTGACCGGGAGCATACCTTCACCAGGATCAAGAAGGTCGTCTCCGGCCAGGACGACGCCACCCTGGAGATCGTCGCCCGGGTGTACGAATCGGTGGTCACCGCCGGAGTCCATCGGGCCAGATCCATCAAGGTCGCCGAAGCGGCCAAGGTGATCGAGAATACCCAGCGCGACCTGAACATCGCCCTGATGAACGAACTGGCACTGATCTTCGACCGTCTCGGCATCGACACCAACGATGTCCTGGAGGCGGCAGGCACCAAGTGGAATTTTCTCAAGTTCAAGCCGGGGCTCGTGGGGGGACACTGCATCGGCGTAGATCCCTACTACCTGACCCACAAGTCGGAGAAGATCGGCTACATCCCCCAGGTTATCCTGGCCGGCCGCCGGATCAACGACGGCATGGGCAGGTTCGTCGCCCAGCGCGCCATCCGGGAGATGATCCACTGCGGGCACAGCATCCGGGACAGCAGGGTGACCGTGCTGGGGCTTACCTTCAAGGAGGACTGCCCCGACCTGCGCAATTCCAAGGTGATCGATATCATCCGGGAGCTGGAGGACTATGGCATCAGCGTGCAGGTCTGCGATCCCCTGGCTGATCTAGGTGAGGCGCGCCATGAGTACGGGGTCAACCTGGTTGCCGTGGATGATCTGAAGCCCGCCTGCGCCGTGGTGGTGGCCGTTGCCCATCGCCCGTTCCTGGAATGGGGGACGGACGAGATGCTCCGCCGCATGGGCAAGAACCCGGTGTTGGTGGATGTGAAGGGGATCTATGACCAGGACGCCATGTCTGCCGCCGGCATACGGGTCTGGAGGCTGTGA
- a CDS encoding exosortase C-terminal domain/associated protein EpsI: protein MLTSVRFIIVYLLLAAAALFLCLHRDLPVPVTRPFSQFPVQVASWHMSSEATFSDSVLEALKPTDYLYRQYVADGGGNVTLYIGFHGGGKGSGGIHSPKHCLPGSGWYEESSRRRQLEGGTERINLVQSVYRKGEGRELFLYWFQVRDRSLNDEYSLKLAEISGSLLQRRRDSAFIRVSVSFEGDERAALELGERFIREFLPSIREFLPR, encoded by the coding sequence ATGCTCACTAGTGTCAGATTCATAATCGTCTACCTGCTCCTGGCTGCCGCGGCCCTGTTCCTCTGCCTGCACCGTGATCTGCCGGTACCGGTCACGCGCCCCTTCAGCCAGTTCCCGGTCCAGGTCGCTTCGTGGCACATGTCATCGGAGGCGACGTTCAGTGATTCGGTGCTGGAAGCACTGAAACCGACCGACTACCTGTACCGCCAGTACGTGGCCGATGGCGGCGGGAATGTCACCCTCTACATCGGTTTCCATGGCGGCGGCAAGGGAAGCGGCGGAATCCACTCACCCAAGCATTGCCTGCCGGGCAGCGGCTGGTACGAGGAGTCCAGTCGTCGGCGTCAGTTGGAAGGCGGCACTGAACGGATCAATCTGGTGCAGTCGGTGTACCGCAAGGGGGAGGGGAGGGAGCTGTTCCTGTACTGGTTCCAGGTGCGCGACAGGAGCCTGAACGACGAGTACTCCCTCAAGCTGGCGGAGATCAGCGGTTCCCTGCTGCAGCGTCGTCGTGACAGCGCTTTCATCCGCGTTTCGGTCTCCTTCGAGGGGGACGAGCGGGCTGCCCTGGAGTTGGGGGAACGCTTCATCCGGGAATTCCTCCCCTCCATCCGGGAGTTCCTCCCCAGGTAG
- the xrtA gene encoding exosortase A — MPPTITFTEALARNRIRLLLIVPLLVAAYYRVVPDMVQQWMQDENYSHGFLVPLIAGYFLYLRRDELGRAPVVPWNWGVAVLLFGLAQLILGWLGTEYFTMRSSLVVVLAGLVLFLFGTAPFRVMALPLGYLLFMVPIPYIVYDAVAFPLKLFVTRVSVATLKIAGVSVLREGNIIMFPATTLEVADACSGIRSLISLLALAVALAFFLRIAPWKRWVLVGGAIPIAIVTNASRVIVTGFLAQYMGARAAEGFFHEFAGLAVFGLAMLLLVSLGALLKGREQRTGSEQ, encoded by the coding sequence ATGCCCCCTACCATCACTTTCACCGAGGCCCTTGCCAGGAACCGGATACGCTTGCTGCTGATCGTCCCGCTGCTGGTCGCCGCGTACTACCGTGTCGTTCCTGATATGGTCCAGCAGTGGATGCAGGACGAAAACTACTCCCACGGCTTTCTGGTGCCGCTGATCGCCGGCTATTTCCTGTACCTGCGCCGCGATGAACTGGGGCGTGCCCCGGTCGTGCCCTGGAACTGGGGCGTGGCGGTGCTGCTGTTCGGTCTGGCGCAGCTGATTCTTGGCTGGCTGGGTACGGAGTACTTCACCATGCGTTCATCCCTGGTCGTCGTCCTGGCCGGGCTGGTGCTGTTCCTCTTTGGAACTGCTCCCTTCAGGGTCATGGCCCTGCCACTCGGCTACTTGCTCTTCATGGTGCCGATCCCCTACATCGTCTACGATGCCGTCGCCTTTCCCCTGAAACTCTTCGTGACCAGGGTTTCGGTGGCGACCCTCAAGATTGCCGGTGTCAGCGTGCTGCGGGAGGGGAACATCATCATGTTTCCCGCCACCACCCTGGAGGTCGCCGATGCCTGCAGCGGCATACGCTCGCTGATCTCCCTGTTGGCCCTGGCCGTGGCTTTGGCCTTCTTCCTGCGCATTGCACCCTGGAAACGCTGGGTTCTGGTTGGTGGGGCGATTCCCATCGCCATTGTCACCAATGCCAGCCGGGTGATCGTGACCGGCTTTTTGGCCCAGTACATGGGGGCGCGGGCCGCGGAGGGGTTCTTTCACGAATTCGCCGGCCTGGCGGTGTTCGGCCTGGCCATGCTGTTGCTGGTTTCCCTGGGGGCACTGTTAAAAGGCAGGGAACAGAGAACAGGCAGTGAACAGTGA
- a CDS encoding Crp/Fnr family transcriptional regulator: MTTAPPKKRSDQILNSIPFFAGLSDAELQELESQIRRRQISRNEVVLFEEDTANYMYIVYSGKVRVVKINVDGREQILAIHRKRDFFGEMSLLDGKTSPATVIAMEDSEIGLLEKDDFDRFIENNDKMRRHIIDMLCSQLREAWMMIRIMSFDNAEKRIMAVLDRLQDLYGIGDDRGRIINVKLTHQQIASYASVTRETVTRVLNQMKSEELIRVLEGKTILLTKKFYDRFSSIAPSR; encoded by the coding sequence ATGACTACCGCACCACCGAAAAAACGTAGCGATCAGATCCTTAACAGCATCCCCTTCTTTGCGGGGCTTTCCGATGCGGAGCTGCAGGAACTGGAGTCCCAGATCAGGCGCAGGCAGATTTCGCGGAACGAGGTGGTGCTCTTCGAAGAGGACACGGCCAACTACATGTACATCGTCTATTCCGGCAAGGTCAGGGTGGTGAAGATCAACGTGGACGGACGTGAGCAGATCCTGGCCATCCACAGGAAGCGGGATTTCTTCGGCGAGATGTCGCTCCTGGACGGCAAGACGTCGCCGGCCACGGTTATCGCCATGGAAGACTCGGAGATCGGGCTTTTGGAAAAGGACGACTTCGACCGGTTCATCGAGAACAACGACAAGATGCGGCGGCACATCATCGACATGCTCTGCTCCCAGCTGCGCGAGGCCTGGATGATGATCAGGATCATGAGCTTCGATAACGCCGAGAAGCGGATCATGGCGGTGCTGGACCGCCTGCAGGATCTGTACGGCATAGGAGACGACCGGGGGAGGATCATCAACGTCAAGCTGACCCACCAGCAGATCGCCAGCTACGCCTCGGTCACGCGCGAGACCGTGACCCGGGTGCTCAATCAGATGAAGAGCGAGGAGTTGATCCGGGTTCTGGAGGGAAAGACGATCCTGCTGACGAAGAAATTCTACGACAGGTTCAGCAGCATCGCCCCGAGCCGCTGA